Proteins encoded by one window of Halorubrum ruber:
- a CDS encoding DUF92 domain-containing protein translates to MIRRLRRASVFAAVAALAVLAPSLETAAAVPFFAVAGAAFFGVRDGEWFETLALPGDREAERLYGLVSFALAGAGLALFASLPRAPLPYEAFAAAALAVGAGRLGRTLVSRRTTDEFPLVAGYVAAGTAAALVGQIGVRLQTGAPVDGETVPLLVFLAASAALTAALVRSLVFSRDAHITTILVAFVVWGFLALEPTVGPLLIVVGLAVTGALGYVSFAIGTASVAGMLTGVVSALLAVVLGGVGWFLTLMSFYAIGGLASKYRFDEKAARGVAQENEGARGTGNVLANSAVALAAVVGYAAAPHLAVPAAPLGFAFAGATATAMADTLSSEIGGLFDGPRLVTTLRRVEPGTDGAITWQGELAGLSGALLVGALAAGGTPVLDPVTPGGVAAGGAVVAAGVAGMTVDSLLGALIEGDRVGNQAVNFLATLSGAAVAVALWAVV, encoded by the coding sequence CTTCTTCGCCGTCGCCGGCGCGGCCTTCTTCGGCGTCCGCGACGGGGAGTGGTTCGAGACGCTCGCGCTGCCCGGCGACCGCGAGGCGGAGCGCCTCTACGGGCTCGTCTCCTTCGCGCTCGCCGGCGCGGGCCTCGCGCTGTTCGCCTCGCTGCCGCGCGCCCCGCTGCCGTACGAGGCGTTCGCGGCCGCCGCGCTCGCGGTCGGCGCCGGCCGCCTCGGTCGGACGCTCGTCTCCCGCCGGACGACCGACGAGTTCCCGCTCGTCGCCGGCTACGTCGCCGCCGGGACGGCCGCCGCCCTCGTCGGACAGATCGGGGTGCGGCTCCAGACCGGCGCCCCCGTCGACGGGGAGACGGTCCCGCTCCTCGTCTTCCTCGCCGCGTCGGCCGCGCTGACGGCGGCGCTCGTCCGCTCGCTCGTGTTCTCCCGGGACGCGCACATCACGACGATCCTCGTCGCGTTCGTCGTCTGGGGCTTCCTCGCTTTGGAACCGACCGTCGGCCCCCTCCTCATCGTCGTCGGCCTCGCGGTGACCGGCGCGCTCGGCTACGTCTCCTTCGCCATCGGCACCGCCTCGGTCGCCGGGATGCTCACCGGCGTCGTCTCGGCGCTGCTCGCGGTTGTCCTCGGCGGCGTCGGCTGGTTCCTCACGCTCATGTCCTTCTACGCGATCGGCGGCCTCGCCTCGAAGTACCGGTTCGACGAGAAGGCGGCCCGGGGAGTCGCCCAGGAGAACGAGGGCGCCCGCGGCACCGGCAACGTGCTGGCGAACTCTGCGGTCGCGCTCGCGGCGGTGGTCGGGTACGCGGCCGCGCCGCACCTCGCGGTCCCGGCCGCCCCCCTCGGCTTCGCGTTCGCGGGCGCGACGGCGACCGCGATGGCCGACACGCTCTCCTCGGAGATCGGCGGCCTCTTCGACGGCCCGCGGCTGGTGACGACGCTCCGCCGCGTCGAGCCCGGCACCGACGGCGCGATCACCTGGCAGGGGGAGCTGGCGGGCCTCTCCGGAGCCCTGCTCGTCGGCGCCCTCGCCGCCGGCGGGACGCCGGTGCTCGACCCGGTAACCCCGGGCGGCGTTGCGGCGGGCGGCGCCGTGGTCGCCGCCGGCGTCGCCGGGATGACCGTCGACAGCCTCCTCGGCGCCCTGATCGAGGGCGACCGGGTCGGCAACCAGGCCGTGAACTTCCTCGCGACGCTCAGCGGCGCGGCCGTCGCCGTCGCGCTCTGGGCGGTGGTGTGA